One genomic window of Conger conger chromosome 9, fConCon1.1, whole genome shotgun sequence includes the following:
- the LOC133137576 gene encoding protein asteroid homolog 1-like — protein MGVKGLTSYIEGNKKQFYEERKLKNTKLVIDGNNLLCNLYIISGLDQRHGGDYESFANIIQQFFETLTTCNIEPFVVMDGAIDYSGKKFPTLKERAQGRVEEAGKISSGKARQTNISTTLLSRTVFRQKLSSLNVPFIHCMFEADQEIACLANEWNCAVLSKDSDFYIFDLKGGYLPYEFFEWHNISMCQENKERYIPVSHFSINNFCACFNHMNKELVPLFAVIVGNDYTSLRSMDAFFSRVNFSQVAQPAYSRMHAHIDGLLHWLSQFPGPEEAMDEVLVRDSAQDITQDIISGMQEYKVSHSNLAQYFMHGAAVDNLAKYYTPANLPEPVRHLPEWLLDRLSRGHLPSFILDVLVLQKTILGVQVENCQLPSSHTTSLPIRQVFYGLLLDGNRKLLQGQGSEQGETTNPTEGSPLYHVQEFDRQGLKFRGAFIDAILPTGIQQLPLEKLNEVLLETLGADESITIADRPHLNLPVCVTCYWLSSSKPKPNLQMVQALLLGIVYGELCRLGGSQRGPAAEYPGLRAVCDRLGRLRVRANKRRGPDLDVAHAYSQWQSCLWMSIYLNQLLCSPLPEPECAWLYSGTFVHGAVVEMKWGSTPEDLLMGAPFPAQLYMDIQVAVQRSVGADFFKPQSTRRENASKEDQGVGATQKFFSPNKYAVLDDDADEE, from the exons ATGGGTGTGAAAGGACTTACAAGTTACATTGAAGGAAATAAGAAACAGTTTTATGAGGAACGAAAGCTAAAAAACACCAAACTTGTAATTGATGGAAACAACTTGCTCTGCAACTTGTACATCATATCAGGCTTGGACCAGCGGCACGGGGGAGACTATGAATCCTTCGCAAACATCATCCAGCAATTCTTTGAGACCCTTACCACCTGCAACATAGAGCCCTTTGTCGTGATGGATGGGGCGATTGATTACAGTGGCAAGAAATTTCCAACACTAAAAGAGCGAGCCCAGGGCAGGGTCGAGGAGGCTGGCAAGATATCAAGTGGGAAGGCAAGGCAGACCAATATTTCGACCACACTCCTCTCCAGAACGGTCTTCAGACAGAAACTGTCCAGCCTTAATGTCCCCTTTATCCACTGTATGTTTGAGGCAGACCAAGAGATTGCCTGCTTGGCCAACGAGTGGAACTGCGCAGTGCTAAGCAAGGACAGTGATTTCTATATCTTCGACTTGAAGGGTGGGTACCTCCCATACGAGTTTTTCGAGTGGCACAACATCAGCATGTGCCAGGAGAACAAGGAAAGGTACATTCCAGTCTCCCATTTCTCCATCAACAATTTCTGTGCCTGCTTCAATCACATGAACAAAGAGCTGGTCCCTCTTTTTGCGGTGATTGTTGGCAATGACTACACCAGCCTAAGGTCCATGGATGCGTTTTTCAGCCGGGTTAACTTCTCGCAAGTGGCCCAGCCTGCATACAGCAGGATGCACGCCCACATTGATGGCCTGCTCCACTGGCTGTCCCAATTCCCTGGGCCGGAGGAAGCGATGGATGAAGTTCTTGTCCGAGACAGTGCCCAGGATATCACTCAGGATATAATCTCCGGAATGCAGGAGTACAAAGTCTCCCACAGCAACCTGGCGCAGTACTTCATGCACGGAGCTGCAGTGGACAACCTGGCAAAATACTACACACCAGCCAACCTCCCGGAGCCTGTGAGACACTTGCCCGAATGGCTGCTGGATAGACTGTCCAGGGGCCACTTGCCCTCTTTCATTCTTGACGTCCTGGTGCTGCAGAAAACCATACTGGGAGTGCAGGTGGAGAACTGCCAGCTTCCCAGCAGCCACACAACCTCCCTGCCAATCCGCCAGGTCTTCTATGGCCTGCTTCTGGATGGGAATCGGAAGCTTCTCCAGGGGCAAGGCAGCGAGCAGGGAGAGACCACAAATCCAACCGAGGGCAGCCCGCTTTACCATGTGCAGGAGTTTGACAGGCAGGGTCTCAAATTCAGGGGAGCCTTCATTGACGCCATTCTTCCAACTGGGATCCAGCAGCTGCCTCTGGAGAAACTGAATGAG GTTCTCCTGGAGACTCTGGGAGCAGACGAGTCCATTACTATAGCCGATCGCCCCCACCTCAATTTACCTGTATGTGTTACCTGCTACTGGCTAAGCAGCTCCAAGCCCAAACCTAACCTGCAGATGGTCCAGGCTCTGCTGCTGGGCATTGTGTATGGAGAACTCTGCAGACTTGGAGGCAGCCAGAGAG GGCCAGCGGCTGAGTACCCAGGCTTGAGGGCAGTCTGTGATAGGCTGGGCAGACTACGGGTCAGAGCGAATAAGAGGAGAGGGCCTGATTTGGACGTGGCCCATGCTTACAGCCAGTGGCAGTCCTGCCTGTGGATGAGCATCTACCTGAACCAGCTGCTCTGCAGTCCACTTCCAGAGCCAGAGTGTGCCTG GCTGTACAGTGGGACATTCGTGCACGGTGCTGTGGTGGAGATGAAGTGGGGCAGTACCCCAGAGGACCTGCTGATGGGAGCCCCCTTTCCTGCACAGCTCTACATGGACATCCAAGTGGCGGTGCAGCGCTCTGTGGGTGCTGACTTTTTCAAGCCCCAGTCCACAAGGAGGGAGAATGCCAGTAAGGAAGATCAGGGTGTTGGAGCTACACAGAAGTTTTTCTCCCCCAACAAGTACGCTGTACtagatgatgatgctgatgaagaGTAG
- the LOC133137577 gene encoding protein asteroid homolog 1-like: protein MGVRGLTSYIEGNKKQFYEERKLKNTKLVIDGNSLFCNLYIKSGLDQRHGGDYESFANIIQQFFETLTTCNIKPFVVMDGAIDYSGKKFPTLIERAQGRVEDAGKISSGKSKQSQFSPFSLLSRMVFRQKLSSLNVPFIYCMFEADQEIACLANEWNCAVLSKDSDFYIFDLKGGYLPYEFFEWHNISMCQETTERYIPVSHFSINYFCACFNHMNKELLPLFAVIVGNDYTSPRSRNTFFSRVNFSQVAQPAHSWMHAHIDGLLHWLSKFPGPEEAMDEVLVRDSAQDITQDIISGMQEYKVSHSNLAQYFMHGAAVDNLAKYYTPANLPEPVRHLPEWLLDRLSSGHLPSFILDVLVLQKTILGVQVENCQLPSSHTTSLPIRQVLYGLLLDGNRKLLQGQDSEQGETTNPTEGSPLYHVQEFDRQGLKFRGASIDAILPSGFQQLPLEKLNEVPLPVRLQVLLETLGADESITIADCPHLNLPVCVTCYWLCCSKPKPNLQMVQALLLGIVYGELSRLGGNQRGTANWPAAEFPGVRAVCNRLARLQVRANERRGLDLDVAHAYSQWQSCLWMSIYLNQLLCCPLPEPECAWLYSGTFVHGAVVEMKWGSTPEDLLMGAPFPAQLYSDIQVVVQRSVGADFFKPPSRKWVNARKKVQGVMGIDEGAGHSVVLGAGLDQRHGGDYESFANIIQQFFETLTTCNIKPFVVMDGAIDYSGKKFPTLKERVQGRIEEAGKISIGKSKQSQVSPFTLLSRAVFRQKLASLNVPFIHCMFEADQEIACLANEWNCAVLSKDSDFYIFDLKGGRVLLETLGADESITIADRPHLNLPVYVTCYWLSSSKPKPNLQMVQALLLGIVYGELCRLGGSQRDQLRDQFVFGISSKELRRKLLNAASDNELTWPKMIQITNNFECTSIGLQSIQRGPPSPHLRADHVGLQQRGAKQREFRMGRTEPRSNTGSECHRCLGKGHAPGDRRFKEFHCRGCGKTGHLERACKTKHPDLHATAKEQQQQRRETGGSASRSFHSRSGPEVNFVDKTESTTEVRLCGDYKVTINPWLDIDQYPLPKTQHLFSTLAGPVAEYPGVRAVCNRLGRLRVRANERRGPDLDVAHAYSQWQSCLWMSIYLNQLLCCPLPEPECAWLYGGTFVHGAVKEMKGGSTPEVLLTGAPFPAQLYSAIQGAMWHSVGADFFAPSSTKKRRGRRPNKRGRAPRAQGVVNRFALLTCEDDDADEE, encoded by the exons ATGGGTGTGAGAGGACTCACAAGTTACATTGAAGGAAATAAGAAACAGTTTTATGAGGAACGAAagctaaaaaacacaaaacttgTAATTGATGGAAACAGCTTGTTCTGCAACTTGTACATCAAATCAGGCTTGGACCAGCGGCACGGAGGAGACTATGAATCCTTCGCAAACATCATCCAACAATTCTTTGAGACCCTTACCACCTGCAACATAAAGCCCTTTGTCGTGATGGATGGGGCGATTGATTACAGTGGCAAGAAATTTCCAACACTAATAGAGCGAGCCCAGGGCAGGGTCGAGGATGCTGGCAAGATATCAAGTGGGAAGTCAAAGCAGTCCCAATTTTCTCCCTTCTCACTCCTCTCCAGAATGGTCTTCAGACAGAAGCTGTCCAGCCTTAATGTCCCCTTTATCTACTGCATGTTCGAGGCTGACCAAGAGATTGCCTGCTTGGCCAATGAGTGGAACTGCGCAGTGCTAAGCAAGGACAGTGATTTCTATATCTTCGACTTGAAGGGTGGGTACCTCCCATACGAGTTTTTCGAGTGGCACAACATCAGCATGTGCCAGGAGACCACGGAAAGGTACATTCCAGTCTCCCATTTCTCCATCAACTACTTCTGTGCCTGCTTCAATCACATGAACAAAGAGCTGCTCCCTCTCTTTGCGGTGATTGTTGGCAATGACTACACCAGCCCAAGGTCCAGGAATACGTTTTTTAGCCGGGTTAACTTCTCGCAAGTGGCCCAGCCTGCACACAGCTGGATGCATGCCCACATTGATGGCCTGCTCCATTGGCTTTCCAAATTTCCTGGGCCGGAGGAAGCGATGGATGAAGTTCTTGTCCGAGACAGTGCCCAGGATATCACTCAGGATATAATCTCCGGAATGCAGGAGTACAAAGTCTCCCACAGTAACCTGGCGCAGTACTTCATGCATGGAGCTGCAGTGGACAACCTGGCAAAATACTACACACCAGCCAACCTCCCGGAGCCTGTGAGACACTTGCCTGAATGGCTCCTGGATAGACTGTCGAGTGGCCACTTGCCCTCCTTCATTCTTGATGTCCTAGTGTTGCAGAAAACCATACTGGGAGTGCAGGTGGAGAACTGCCAGCTTCCCAGCAGCCACACAACCTCCCTGCCAATCCGCCAGGTCCTCTATGGCCTGCTTCTGGATGGGAATAGGAAGCTTCTCCAGGGGCAGGACAGCGAGCAGGGAGAGACCACAAATCCAACCGAGGGCAGCCCGCTTTACCATGTGCAGGAGTTTGACAGGCAGGGTCTCAAATTCAGGGGAGCCTCCATTGACGCCATTCTTCCAAGTGGGTTCCAGCAGTTGCCTCTGGAGAAATTGAATGAG GTGCCTTTACCTGTCCGACTCCAGGTTCTCCTGGAGACTCTGGGAGCAGATGAGTCCATTACTATAGCAGATTGCCCCCACCTcaatttacctgtgtgtgttacctgctaCTGGCTATGCTGCTCCAAGCCCAAACCTAACCTGCAGATGGTCCAGGCTCTGCTGCTGGGCATTGTGTATGGAGAACTTAGCAGACTTGGAGGCAACCAGAGAGGTACAGCAAATT GGCCAGCGGCTGAGTTCCCAGGCGTGAGGGCAGTCTGTAATAGGCTGGCCAGGCTACAGGTCAGAGCGAATGAGAGGAGAGGGCTTGATTTGGACGTGGCCCATGCTTACAGCCAGTGGCAGTCCTGCCTGTGGATGAGCATCTACCTGAACCAGCTGCTCTGCTGTCCACTTCCAGAGCCAGAGTGTGCCTG GCTGTACAGTGGGACATTCGTGCACGGTGCTGTGGTGGAGATGAAGTGGGGCAGTACCCCAGAGGACCTGCTGATGGGAGCCCCCTTTCCTGCACAGCTCTACAGCGACATCCAAGTGGTGGTGCAGCGCTCTGTGGGTGCTGACTTTTTCAAGCCCCCGTCCAGGAAGTGGGTGAATGCCCGTAAGAAAGTTCAGGGG GTTATGGGGATCGATGAGGGAGCTGGACACAGTGTTGTTCTAGGGGcag GCTTGGACCAGCGGCACGGGGGAGACTATGAATCCTTCGCAAACATCATCCAACAATTCTTTGAGACCCTTACCACCTGCAACATAAAGCCCTTTGTCGTGATGGATGGGGCGATTGATTACAGTGGCAAGAAATTTCCAACACTAAAAGAGCGAGTCCAGGGCAGGATCGAGGAGGCTGGCAAGATATCAATTGGGAAGTCAAAGCAGTCCCAAGTTTCTCCCTTCACACTCCTCTCCAGAGCGGTCTTCAGACAGAAGCTGGCCAGCCTTAATGTCCCCTTTATCCACTGCATGTTTGAGGCTGACCAAGAGATTGCCTGCTTGGCCAATGAGTGGAACTGCGCAGTGCTAAGCAAGGACAGTGATTTCTATATCTTCGACTTGAAGGGTGGGAGG GTTCTCCTGGAGACCCTGGGAGCAGACGAGTCCATTACTATAGCCGATCGCCCCCACCTCAATTTACCTGTGTATGTTACCTGCTACTGGCTAAGCAGCTCCAAGCCCAAACCTAACCTTCAGATGGTCCAGGCTCTGCTGCTGGGCATTGTGTATGGAGAACTCTGCAGACTTGGAGGCAGCCAGAGAG ACCAGCTGCGAGATCAGTTCGTCTTCGGCATTTCCAGCAAGGAACTGCGCCGAAAACTACTGAACGCAGCCAGTGATAACGAATTAACGTGGCCGAAAATGATCCAGATAACAAATAACTTCGAGTGCACCAGCATTGGCTTGCAGTCCATCCAGAGGGGACCGCCATCACCGCACCTACGAGCTGACCATGTAGGCCTGCAGCAACGGGGGGCGAAGCAGCGCGAGTTCAGAATGGGGAGAACGGAGCCAAGAAGCAACACCGGCAGCGAGTGCCATCGATGCCTGGGGAAAGGGCATGCACCAGGCGACCGCCGGTTTAAAGAGTTTCATTGTCGAGGATGCGGCAAGACGGGACATTTGGAGCGAGCTTGCAAGACCAAGCACCCCGACCTCCACGCCACCGccaaggagcagcagcagcagcggcgAGAGACTGGTGGGTCGGCGAGCCGTTCTTTTCATTCTCGAAGCGGTCCAGAAGTGAACTTTGTGGACAAAACGGAGAGCACGACTGAAG TCCGCCTATGCGGAGATTACAAAGTAACCATAAATCCGTGGCTTGATATAGATCAATATCCGCTACCGAAAACACAACACCTGTTCTCCACATTGGCAG GCCCAGTGGCTGAGTACCCAGGCGTGAGGGCAGTCTGTAATAGGCTGGGCAGGCTACGGGTCAGAGCGAATGAGAGGAGAGGGCCTGATTTGGACGTGGCTCATGCTTACAGCCAGTGGCAGTCCTGCCTGTGGATGAGCATCTACCTGAACCAGCTGCTCTGCTGTCCACTTCCAGAGCCAGAGTGTGCCTG GCTGTACGGTGGGACATTTGTGCACGGTGCCGTGAAGGAGATGAAGGGGGGCAGTACCCCAGAGGTTCTGCTGACGGGAGCCCCCTTTCCTGCACAGCTCTACAGCGCCATCCAAGGGGCAATGTGGCACTCTGTGGGTGCTGACTTCTTTGCCCCCTCCTCCACAAAGAAGAGAAGAGGACGGAGGCCAAATAAGCGGGGCAGAGCCCCACGTGCCCAAGGTGTGGTCAACAGGTTCGCTCTGTTAACATGCGAGGATGACGATGCTGATGAAGAGTAG